One Burkholderia vietnamiensis LMG 10929 genomic window, CGCCGGTATCGACGCATCGTCGGTGAAGCGTGCGAGCGGACCGCCGCTCGGTATCCGCAGCAGCGTGCCGATACCCGTGCCGTCGCCGCCGGCGAAATATGCAACGGGTGTCGCGTGGCGCGCGGCCCAGTCCGCTTCCTTCAGCAGCGTGCCGTCGGGCTGCTCGATCACCGCGCGCGGGTCGCGCTCGACGCCGTTGTCGACGCCGATCAGATAGCGCGTGAACCAGCGGTTCACTTCGGCGGGCCACGCGTTCGCCATCGCCGGCACGCGGGTCGGGTCGGTGTGCTTCAGGCGGTGCAGCCACAGCTGCGTGGGCACGTGCTGGCGTCGCATCGCCAGATACCACGACGTCGACTGATCGGTGCGCACGTTGTCGTCCGTCAGCCCCTGTGCGACGAGCGCGGGCGCGACGGCCAGCGCGGTGGGGATCTCGCGCGCGGCCCAGAACGGCGAATAGTCGCCGGTCTTGCGGTCTTCCTGCTGCAACGCCTCGTCGACCAGGTGTGTGCAGCGCTCCGGATGCGCATTCGTCAGAAGCGCCTTGATATAGACGTCGACGTCTTCGCCCTGATAGCCCTCCGGCGCGCGCACGAGGCCGCCGGAGCGGTAGTAGCCGTACATGTTCGACAGCCCGGCGATCGGCACGATCGCATCGAGCCCGCGCGTGCGCAGGCTCGCGACCATCTTCGGCAGCGTGCCGTCGTACGACACGCCGTACATGCCGACGTGCCCGGTGGACCAGCTCGCGACGAGCGGCTTGCCGTTCGCATCCTTCGCGGTCGCATCGCGGCCGAGCCAGCGGATCACCGACGCCATTGCGACGGATTCTTCGCGGGTGAGGATGGTCGGACAGCCGTCGGAGCCGGCCGTGCCGAGCGAATCCGCATAGACGATCGTGAAGCCGCGCGGCACGAAATAGCTTTCGATCCACGAGCGGCCGGCCGCGGCCGCTTCGAGCTGCTGCAGCATCCGCGTTTGCGGCGCGGCGGCCATGATCCGCGTGGCCGAGCCGCCTGCGGCGGCGGTGGCGGTGGCGGGATGAGGCGTGCCGTCGAGCTCGACGTCGACATCGTGGTTGGGGCTGTCGGCGAGCCCGGCGTAGTACGGGCTCGCGAGCACGATGACCGGCGTGCGTGCGCCGCTGGCCGTTTCCGACGGGCGCACGATCCGTACGTGAATCCGGTCCCTGGTGCCGTCGCCGTCGGAATCGACCGGCGTGTCGACCCATGCATTTTCTTCGATCGTCGCGCCCGACAACGACGGCTGCACCTGGCCGTCGTCGATCACGGGCTTATAGCGGCCGCCGCTGGCCGGATTCGCATACGGGACGCCGGACGGCGACACGCGCGACGCGAGCGATCCAGCGGCGTCCGCCGAGGCGGACGCCGCGTCCTGTTGGGTTTGCGCGAGCGCGGACGCGCCCGCCACGCTGCCGCCGTCGTCGCCGCCGCAAGCGGCGAGCGTCGCGGCTGCGGCCAGCGCCGGCAGCCATGCGCGACGGAATCCTCCTGGATGGAATTGCATTGTCGACCTCGTTGTTCTGATTGTGTGGATACGACCGTTCCGCGATACGCCCCCTGCGGGCCGGGCCGATTACCGCCTGCGACGAACAGATGACCGCACCGTCGGAAGCGCCGGGGCGACCGCCCACGGCCCGATGCGGCGCGGCTCATGCAGTACTGCCAATCAAAGTCGTGCCGTGTACCTTGCCTCGTCAAACCAGGCGGTATCGGCAGAGAAAACGGGGATATTGCGAGCTGCGGTGCTGCGCTGCGGACGACACGACACGCGTGCGAGCGGCGACGGGATGAAACGGACCGGCGATGTCCGACGCGCCGCGCGTCTTATGAGCTTGCCGGTCTGCGTTTGCTTTCCGGAAGCTTGCGCAAAACTTATCTCAGGGAAAACGGCGTGTCAAACTTTTTTAACCACAGGTAAATAAAGTTTCGCGCGCTTGACCGGCGACGTGTCGGCGGCGTCGCCGGATGCAAAACGGGCGGCGACGGATCGCATCCGTTACCGCCCGCGCGTGGCCGTTCCGCCGTTCCGGGGTTTGCCGGCTGCGCGCCGTCACCCGCTTTCGGCCTTCGTCTGCAAGTCCTTCAAGCCCTGGATCACCACCAACAGCGCGCGCCCGTGCTCGTCCGAGCCGTCCCAGGCGTCGACGATCGCCTCGCGCAGCAGGTCGTTGTAGCGACGCGGGCCGGGCGCATTCAGTCCATAGAAACTGCATAGCTTATTGAATGGCGCGCTGCGCCGCAGCCGGCGCCCGTCCGACATCCGAAGCCGCGACACCGTCGGTTGGCTGACGCCAGAAAGTCGCGCAATTTCGCTGGACGAGCGTGTATCTGCCAGCAAGTGGCGTAACAGGTCTTGTACAGGAAAATCGCGGTCCGGGGCTTCCATGTCATGCATTATACCTATACAGTTATGGTTGTTGAATGGGCTTGCTGTCGCCAGCGAGGCTGTATCCCGAGAAAGTCGATGACACTGAAACACCTCCCTCCCACGTTCTGCTGGACGAAGATCGGTACCGAGTCCGGCGAGGAACTTCCGACCGTCGTGCTCCGCAAGGAATGGGAGCGCCGGCTCGGGGGCGGGCGCTTTCTGTGGGGCATCAACCAGCCGCTCGGCAGCAGCGCGCAGGTCGCCGCGCATCGCACCGGTTCGCTGCTCGCGTTGTTTTCGCCGGTGGCGTCGCGGGTGCGGCCGGGCGAGCGCAAGCGCGCGGACGCGCTGCTGTGGAATGCGTGGATCGACGCCAGCGGCCAGGTGCGGCCGTTGCCGCCTCATACGTTCATCGCCAGCCGCGCGACGCTGCCGTCGGGCCGGCGCCGCGAACAGCACTACGCGCTCGTATGCGCATCGTCGACCGCGTTGACGGTCGGTACGCAACTGCGCGTGTTTCCCGAGCACCTGCGCAGCGTGAGCACGGGCAAGCCGCTCGGCGTCGCGCAGGGCGCGGCCGTGGTCGATTGCGTCGGCCGCGCGAAGGAGCAAACGGGCAGGAGCTATCCGCTTGCGCTGTCGGTCGAGCTGGAAGCGCCGTATTTCGTGCGGCTCGCGCAGCCTTGCGTGCTGAAGGCACGCGATCTCGCTGACGTGAACAACGCGACGCGCGCCGGCGATTTCGATCGCTTCGTCGAGCTGGTTGGTCGTCTGCGCGGCCGGTCGCCGACGGACACCGTGCGCGGCGTCACGCGCGATCTGTTCGACGTGGCGCCGATCGAAACGGCTGCCGCCTATGTCGCGCCCGCGCACGTCGTGCGGCTTCGGCACCGGCCCGCGGCCGAGCATCCGCGCGAGCTCACCGGCGATCTGTTCGATCTGGGGCCGGCCGAGGCAGCCGCGTTCGGCGGTGTCGCGCAGCCGCGCATCGGCCGCGCGTGACGGTTGCGCCGCGAGCGCGCGGCGTGCGGTTCAGGGATTGAAGGTCGATGCGCGCGCAACGACCGGCAGCGGTGTCGCCATCATCGCGGCGTGCGCAAGGAATTTGTTGCAATCTCGCCGTAGCGGGCAAGCGGACATCGCGCGACAATCGCGACGAAGCGCGCTGCTCGGCGATTCGCGCATCGCCCGGCAAGCGGCCGTCGGTCACGCGGCCGACACGCGGGCCGCGCACACTGCGCGGCGGCTTGCTTCACACTGCAATCCTCAGGGAGAAGTGTCGATGTCGATCCACATCCGTTCGCGGGAAGCCCGGGCCGCACAACGCTTCGTCGAGGCCACGCGCAACGTCGATCAGGCGTTTCGCGCCGTGCGCGGCGAAAGCGACGACGACATCTCGTCGGCCGACTATGCACGCGCGATGTCGCGCCTCGATCGCGCGCTCGACGAACTGGCGCGCGCGCAGGAGATCTTCGATCGAGTGGTGAACGCCGACGCGGCGCAGCGCAACTGAGCGCAACCGAGCGCGTGGTTCGGCTGGCGCTCGACGCTGGTTTTCTTTTCCCTTCCTGTCGCGTCACCGCGCGCGCTCATCGTCTGTTGCACATCGCCATGCGAGCCGGTGCGATACGACACGCCACCCACTTGCCATGCGCCGGTAGTTCGTGCGTTACGCGTAACCGCCGTGCTGGAACGACGTCGCGAAGAACTGCATCTGATAGCGGATCGCGTGTGCCCAGTAATCCCAGGTGTGGCCGCCCGGGCGCTCCGCGTAGTCGTGCGGCACGCCGAGCGCGATGAGCCGTTGATGCAGCGTGCGGTTCGAGCCGACCAGCGAGTCGTCGCGGCCGCAGTCGATCGTCAGGTCGAGGTGCGCGCGCACGAACGTACGCGCGCTTTCGATGATCGCATTGCGGTTCCAGAACGACGGATGGCGGACGGGGTCGCCGAACACATGATCGATGCCGGGTTCGTCCTCGCAGCAGCGCGGGTCGACTGCGCCGCTGATGCTGCCGACCGCGCCGAACGTGTCGGGCCGGTCGAGCGCGATGCGCAGTGCGCCGAAGCCGCCCATGCTGAGGCCGGTGATCGCGCGCGCGCCCTTGGCGTCGATCGTTCTGAAATGGCTGTCGACGTACGACACGACTTCGTCGCCGATGAAGGTTTCGAAGCGGCTACCCGAATCGAACGGGCTGTCGATGTACCAGCTTTCGTGGCCGCCATCGGGCATGACGAGGATCACGTGATAGCGGTCGGCGAGCGCGGCGATTCGGGTGTTGGTGGTCCAGTCGGTGTGGTCGCCGCCTGAGCCGTGCAGCAGATAGACGACCGGAAAGCGCTCGACGCTGCGCTCCGGGCCGTGCCGAAGGCGCGCATACGCATCGGGCAGCACGACGGTCGCCTTCAGCGTCGCGTTCATCGCGGCGCTCGGGATCGCGACGATGCGCGACTCGAACGCGGCGGCCGGTACGGCGGCCGCGAGCAACAGCAGTAGCCACAACGTGCGTAACAGGTTCATGGAGCCTCGCATGTGTCGTGCCCTTTCGGCAGTCCGGCATCGGGAAAACCCTGTGCGGACACTCTAGCAACGGTGCCTTTCAGACAAATTTCTGCGAAGCCTACGAGTTGTCAGGCGGTCGTCGCATGACTGGTGAGTACGGGTATCGAGGAGCGGCATCGCGGGCTCGCCGCCCGCGCTTGATTAATCGCACCGATCGGCCGCCGCACGGCGACTCGACCGGCGCAGCGTGTGTCAGTCGATGGCCGCGCGGGCGCGGGACGAGATGCGCGGCCGGCCGTGCGCGTGCGTCGAGCGTGCCGATGCAACCGTGAACGTAGACAACCGACCTGCACGACCGCTCATTCGGCGGTAGACGGGCGAAGCGGCGGCAACTCGAGTTCGGCGAGCAATTCGTCGAGTTCGAGAAGGTGGGTGCGATCGTGATCGAGCAGTTCGCGGACGAGTTCGTCGAGCGACATCCGGCGGATGCCGTCGCGTAGGCCGCAGCGTGCAAGTTCCTGTGGCTGCAGCGCCGCGACCGTCGCGCACAGCGCGGCGCGCCCGCGGCCGAACGCGGCGAGCGCTTCGTCGAGCGGCTGCGCGAGGTAGTCGCGCTGGGCGGCGAGCGCGGTGCCGTCGACGGACGCGATCACCGGCAATTCGCTGCTCCGGACCAGATCGATGCGCTCGGCGAACACGGCGTCGAGGTCGCGCAGGTGGCACGCATGCTCGACCAGCGAGAAGCCCGTCCCGGCCGGGCGGCGCGTGACGAGTGCGGCGGGAACGTGCGCCGCGTACGCGGCGATCCGGGACGGCATCTCGGCCAGCGCGGCCGGGAGGTCCGCGAACGGCAGCACCTGCGGATACGCGCTGAATACCGCGCCGTAGCTGAACAGGGCGCCGCCGAGCCGGCCGCGTGCCTGCACGACGTCGTGCCCGTGGCGACGCATCACGTCGGCGACCATCGAGCCGCAGAACTGCCGCGCCGTCGTATCGGCGGCGACTTCGGGGAATTTGCTCGCGATCTCGTGCTGGATCGCGCCGATCGCGGCGACGCCCACCCGCGACAGCGCCGCGAATTCGACGTAGCGCTCCGGTTGCCCGATCAGCGCTTCAAGCTGCGCGCCGAGCGGTGTCTCGCGAAAACGGTCGAAACGGGAATGCATGACGACGACTCCGTATAGTAACGTATCAAAACGATACGTTACTATACGGAGTCGTGTCAATCCGGGTGGTCGTCCTGCTCGCTGACCCGCGCCGGCGTGCCGCGCTCGGTCAGCGAACCGCGCCCACCCGTCGCCTCACTCGCCATGCTTGCCGTCCAGCTCCGCGCGCAGCCGCGCTTCCTGCGCCTGCAGCTCCGGCGTGAATGCTTCACCGAAGTCTTCGGGTGAAAAGATCGGGCGAATCTCGATGTCCGAGTCGACCGGCATCGGGTTCGGGCAGCGCTTGACCCATTCGACCGCCTCGTCGAGCGAGCCGACCTGCCACACCCAGTAGCCGGCGATGAGTTCCTTGGTTTCGGCGAACGGGCCGTCGATCACGGTGCGCTCGTTGCCGGAGAAGTGCACGCGCTTGCCGCGCGAGCTCGGATGCAGGCCTTCGCCCGCGAGCATCACGCCGGCTTTCACCAGTTCCTCGTTGAAGCGGCCCATCGCGGCCAGCAACTCGGTGTCGGGCATCGCGCCCGCTTCGGAAGAGGCCGTGGCCTTGACGATCACCATGACGCGCATTGTCGTTGCTCCTTTGACGTGGGGAAGAGGCGTCCGTTTGCGGCCCGTCGTACCGACGTCGAAACGAACGCTTGCGTCACTCCGACGTGCGAGCGGCGCAGGAATCGACATCGCATGCGAAAAATTTTTGGTGGTGGTCGATGGGTCAAGCCGGTTTCCGCACGCCACCGCCGATGCGCTGCGGCCCGAAGCCGAAGCCCGCGATCACCCTCACGCCCCCATCGGCTCGGCGGTAACGGAGCCGGCCCGCAACGCGGTCCGGCTCAAGCCGCCTTCACATTCCGGTCGAGCACACTCCGAATCCGCGCCGCGAGCTCATCGCGGCGGTACGGCTTGCCGAGCAGCATCACACCGGGATCGAGCCGCCCCGAATGGAAAATTTCGTCGCGCGTATAGCCGGACGTGAACAGCACGGGCAGCGGCGGCGTGCGCTGCGCCGCACGGCGCGCCAGTTCGCCGCCCTTGATGTGCCCCGGCATGATCACGTCGGTGAACAGCAGGTCGATCGGCGTGCCGCTGTCGAGTATCCGCAGCGCGGCTTCGCCGTCCGACGCGCTGAGCACCTTGTAGCCGAGCTGCGCGAGCATGTCGACGACGGTGAGCCGGACGTCCGCGTCGTCCTCGACGATCAGGATGGTTTCCCGCCCGCGCACGGGATCGGGCCGCGGCGCGCACGCCGGTTCCTCGGCCAACGCATCGTGACAGCGCGGGAACGTCAGCCGCACGGTGGTGCCCTGGCCCGGCGCGCTGTCGATCGACGTATGGCCGCCGCTTTGCTTGACGAAGCCGAACACCATGCTGAGCCCGAGCCCCGTGCCTTCGCCGTCGGGCTTGGTCGTGAAGAACGGTTCGAACACGCGTTCGAGCACGTCCGGCGTCATGCCGCTGCCCGTATCGGTGATCTCGAAGGTCACGTATTCGCCGGGCGGCAGCGGCGTGCGCCGGGCGCCGACGGCAGTCGTGTCGTTGTAGGCCGCGATCGTCAGCGTACCGTCGCCGCGCATCGCGTCGCGCGCATTGATCGCGAGGTTCAGCAGCGCGTTTTCCAGCTGGTGGCGATCGGCGAGCACGTTGCCGACGTCGGGCGCCAGCGCGGCCACGACGCGCACGGTTTCGCCGAGTGCGCGGTGCAGCATCTCGCTCATGCCGTCGATCAGCTTGCGCGGGTTCAGCACCGTCGGCGACAGCGGCTGACGCCGAGCGAACGCCAGCAGGTGCGACGCCAGCTGCGCGCCGCGCCGCACCGCGTTGTTCGCGCTCTCGATCCGCGGCTGCGCGCTCGCCCGCTCGCCGAGTTCGACCGCCAGCACCTGCAGGTTGCCGCTGATCACCTGCAGCACGTTGTTGAAGTCGTGCGCGATGCCGCCGGTCAGGCTGCCGATCGCCTCCATCTTCTGCGCGTGACGCAGCTGCTCCTCGATGGCCGCGCGCTCGGCGAGCGCGTCGGCGACGCGTTGTTCGAGCGTTTCGGTCAGCCGGCGCAGCGCGTCGTTCGACGCTTGCAGCGCGGCTTCCGCGTGTGCGCGTTGACGGGTGGCGAGCACGCGCTCGGTCGTCTCGATCACGACGGCGAGCACGCCGCCCGGCGCGCCGTCGTCGTCGGCGAGCGGGCTGTAGTGGAGGTCCATCCACACGTCTTCGGGCCGGCCGTGGCGCAGCAGCACGAGTTCCTTGTCGCGATAGGACAGCGTGCCGCCCGCGAGGCAGGTATTCATCACGTTGCGGTTGAAATCGGCGACTTCGGGCCAGCCGAGTTCGACCGGCTTGCCGAGCAGATACGGATGGCGGCCGCCGGAGAATGCGGCGTACGCATCGTTGTAGATCATGTAGCCGGGCCGGCCCCACAGCATCACCAGCGGCAGCGGCGACGCGAGCACGGTGCGCACGGCGGCGATCAGGCTCGCCGACCATTGCTCGATCGGCCCGAGCCCGGCCTCCGACCAGTCGAAGGCGGCGATGCGCCGGGCCATTTCACCTTCCCAGCCCGGACAACCGTGGTGTTGTGCGAACAACTCGACACGCATGAAAACGCTCCGAAAAAGACATCGCGGTAACGTGGCCGCGTCCGGGGACGGCGAGTTGGCAAGCGGGTCCATTCTAGTGCAGATCGACGGCCCGGCGGCGTTCCTGGCCGCCTGCCAAGCTGGTATGCTGACCAGCGTTACGTTCGTGCGGAGGGCGCCATGGCAGCGAAGGAAGTGTCGAAGAAGAAGTATCTGAAGATTCTGAACAAGCGTCTGCGGGCCGAGCCGGAGGCGCCGGCCGGTGCATCGTTCGTGTTCTTTCCGCTCGGCGCGAAGGCCAAGCATGCGACCGGCGTGGTGTCGGGCGAGCCGCACACCAAGCGCGAACTGGCCGTGCTGGCCGCCGTGCAGAGCAAGGCGGCCGACGAATTCGTCGTCACCGGCGCCTGAACGGCGGCCGTCGCCGCGCCGCGCTGTGCACTACGCGGCGGCAGCCTCGCAATGCGCGATGACGCCGGCGATCACGCGCTGAACGTCGCGCGTGATCGCCGGGCCGTGCATCGGCAGCACGATGTCGATATCGTGCGCCTGGACGCGGCGCAGCGCGCTCGCGAGATGCGCGAGCGACGGCAGGTAGTCGGCGCGGGCGATCGCGTCGAGGATCGCCGGCAGCGGATCGTCGGCGTCCTGCGTGCCGAAGCGCATCAGGATGTCCGACGACAGCAGCGCTTTGTACGCCGGCAGATAGACGACGAGCGCGTCCCACTGATGGACGTGCTTCGTGAACACCGGCACGACGTCGATGCCGGACAGCGTCGTCGGCTCGCCGTCCTGCAACGGTACGGCGCGCACGCCGAACACGTCGGCCAGCCCCCACGCGCACATCGGATGCGCGTAGGCGACGAGCGCCGGGTTGGCTGCGAGGAAGTCGGGCAACGCGCCCATCTCGTCGGCCTCGAAATGCGGGACGATCACGTTGCTGACCATCGACGGCGCAATGCCGACCGCGTCGAGCGCCGCGCTCAGTTGCGTGAAATTGGCGCGCGTGCCGGTTTCGACGCACAGCACGTCGCCGTGCGGCGAGCGTATGAAGAACTGGCTGAAGCCGAGGTCCAGCGTGTCGACGTAGGTGGTGGCGCGAAACAGGCCGTCGCGGACGGCGTCGATTCGGGAGGCGCTCATCGGGATCCTCGCGCAGGCAATGGGGCGGGAAGCGCGCCGCGCGTACCGCATCATGCTGCGATGCGGCAGGCGGCGCCGGTCGATCTCCGGCCCAGTCTAGCAGCGCAACTTCTCCCCGCGAACCGGGGCGATCCCGCGCCCGCGCGCGTCAGTTCTTCAGCTTGTAGCCGGTGCGGAACATCCACGCGACGATCGCGAGCAGGATCGCCAGGAACAGCGAGGTCGCCGCGAGGCTGATCCACACGTGCACGTCGGCCAGCCCGTAGAACGACCAGCGGAAGCCGCTGATCAAATAGACGATCGGGTTGAACAGCGTGACCACGCGCCACACGGGCGGCAGCATGTCCACCGAATAGAAGCTGCCGCCGAGAAACGTGAGCGGCGTGATGATCAGCAGCGGCACGAGCTGCAGCTTCTCGAAGCTGTCGGCCCAGATCCCGATCACGAACCCGAACAGGCTGAACGTGATGGACGTCAGCACGAGGAACAGCACCATCCAGAACGGATGCAGGATGTGCAACGGCACGAACAGGCCGGCCGTCGCGAGAATGATCAGCCCGAGCAGCATCGACTTCGACGCGGCCGCGCCCACGTACGCGATCACGATCTCCCAGTACGACACGGGCGCGGACAGCACCTCGTAGATCGTGCCCGTGAAGCGCGGGAAGTAGATGCCGAACGACGCGTTCGAGATGCTCTGCGACAGCAGCGACAGCATCACGAGGCCGGGCACGATGAACGATCCGTAGCCGATCCCGTTCACGTCGCTGATGCGTGAGCCGATCGCCGAGCCGAACACGACGAAGTACAGCGACGTCGAGATCACCGGCGCGATGATGCTCTGCATCAGCGTGCGTCGCGTGCGGGCCATTTCGGCGCGGTAGATCGCGCGGATCGCCTGCAGGTTCATGTTGGTCATGTGCGTTACGTCCCTTGTGCGCCGTTGCGGCGATTGTCGATCAGGCTCACGAAGATGTCCTCGAGCGAGCTCTGCGTCGTATGCAGATCGCGAAAACCGATGCCGGCCGCGCCGAGCGCGGCGATCAGCTTGGCGATGCCCGCGTCGTCGCGCTGCGAGTCGTAGGTGTAGACGAGCGCGGTGCCGTCGGCCGCGCGTTCGAGCCCGAACACCGCCAGCTCGGCCGGCACCGCCGCGAGCGGCTGCTCCAGCTGCACGGTCAGCTGCTTCTTGCCGAGCTTGCGCATCAGTTCGTGCTTGTCTTCGACGAGCACGAGCTCGCCGCCGAGAATGATGCCGATGCGGTCGGCCATTTCCTCGGCTTCCTCGATGTAGTGGGTGGTCAACAGGATCGTCACGCCGCTTTCGCGCAGCGAATCGACCAGCTTCCACATGTCGCGGCGCAGCTCGACGTCGACGCCGGCGGTCGGCTCGTCGAGGAACAGGATGCGCGGCTCGTGCGACAGCGCCTTCGCGATCATCACGCGGCGCTTCATGCCGCCCGACAGCGTCATCAGCTTGTTGTCGCGCTTGTCCCACAGCGACAGCGCCTTCAGCGTCTTCTCGATGTACGCGGGATCGGGCGCCTTGCCGAACAGGCCGCGGCTGAACGACACCGTCGCCCAGACGGTCTCGAACGCATCGGTCGTCAGTTCCTGCGGCACGAGCCCGATCATTTCGCGCGCCGCGCGGTAGTGATCGCGGATGTCGTGGCCGCCGACCGTCACGCGCCCTTCGGTCGGCGTGACGATGCCGCAGATCGAGCCGATCAGCGTGGTCTTGCCCGCGCCGTTCGGCCCGAGCAGCGCGAAGATCTCGCCGGGGCGGATGTCGAGGTTCACGTGCTTGAGCGCCTGGAAGCCGGACGCGTAAGTCTTGGAGAGGTCGGAAACGGAGAGGATCGGTTGCATGCTCACGGATGGCACGGCTGCTCGGGCCGACCCCGTGCGCCGCGCGAGCCCGGCGCCGCCGCTGCGACACGGCTGGCTGCGGGTGCGGCATGGCGAACGGGCGTCATGTCGAACGGCGTTGTGGTGCGGGATCGCAGGATCGCCATATTAGCAACCGGAAGATGGAAATGCATTTCTGCGCAAACGATATGCGATGCATGCACGGAATTCGCGCGAAATAGGCGTGCACTGCTCATCAATCAGGCGATTTATTTGAATCGGGTGAACAATGAGCGGTATTTTGCCGGAGCGTGCCGGGCCGGAGCGGTAAGCAGCACATGTACCGCCGAAGTATTTGTCTGAGCAAATAAATCGAAGGTCGTTTGAAAAATTGTGAAAGGCCCTGAGCGCGCTTGGATCGAGCCGTCCGGTTCGTTTGGAACTCTGCATCCATTTACTTGCGCGCAACGCCCGATCATAGTCTCGGCAAACGTCGCATCACGATAACGAATCCAGCGTACGTACGGAGACCAACCCATGAGACGCCTTTCCGAGGGCCCGGCCAAGCTGCCGTTCATCAGCTGTTCGCCTGACGCAGGCGCGACGCGAGTCGCCTGCCTGCGTTACCGCATCGCGTCGGCGCTGTAGCGACGCATCCCGATCCGTTTCGATTGTTCCGACGGCGCCGTGCCCGATGGCGGCGCTGCCGGCTTGCGCCTGCGTGTCGCCGCGACTCCGTGTTCGCTCGGACGAGCCGTGTGGCGCGCGCTGCGCGCATCGTCATGCGCCGCGCCCGATGTGCGCGGCGTGATACCAACCGGCGGGCCACGCAGCCCGACCGGACGAGACTCGTCGTACCTCAAAAGGAGGGGTTGATGCTTTGCATTCCTGAGTGGCGGAAAGCGATCCTGTCGTGTGCCGTGCTGGCGCTGCCGTTCGTCGCCGGCTGCGGCGGCGGTGACGACCCGGGGCCGATCAACGTGCCGCAGTGTTCGGGCAGCGCGTGCGGGCCGAGCGGCGCCGAAACGACGCCGCCCGTCGTGACGAAGCTGTGCCCGGATGCGCTCGACTACACGACCACCTACACCGGCGGCTCGGGCAGCGGCGAATACGTGAAGGTGAAGTTCGACACGACCAGGCTCACTTACCAGATGCAGTTCCTCGAATCGTCGGTGCCGACCTCGGCGGGGCAGGTCAACGACACGCGTGCGGGCCTGACGATCAGCGGCGCATTCCATCACCCGACCAACCTGCCGACCGCCGAGCAGAACCGCTGCGCGTTCGTGCTCGACAGCGGCGCAACGAGCGACGGTGCATATTCCGTGACGATCAATCGCGCCGATCCGCCGATGCTGTTCGTCGGCAACGGCGTGGTCGGCGGCGGCATTCCGGGTGCGACGATCGCGTTTCCGGGCATCGAGCTGCTGCCGGGGCTGTTCCTCGGCACCGTGCCGTCGCGTACGTTCGACTTCTATCCGTTCATCGGCTTCACCGACACCGAGACCGATTTCGCGAAAGTCGCGGGCAACTACAACGAGGTGGGCATCCATCTGTCGCCGCTCGGCGGCAACGCGCAGAGCACGGCCGGCCCGGTCGGCTGGGAGCCGGACGTCGTGAACTGGAACCAGACGCTCAATGCGGACGGCTCCTGCACGATCACGCCGAACAGCGACTACTCCTGCCAGACCACCGGCTCGCCGTGGACGCTGCGCAAGAACGCGGACGGATCGAACGACAACGTGTTCGTGAGCAATGCGGTGGCGAGCCAGTTCGGCACGCCGGTATACCCGCTCGCGGGGCAGGGCGCGTCGCTCGTGATCGCACCGAGCCAGGCGAAGGGCATCATGATCGTCGGCAAGCTCAACGGCTTGCGCGTGCCGGTCGTGATTCGCGTCGGCTACAACCACGTCGATGCCGGCAATCTGCTTGCGTCCGTCGCGGACCCCGAGGTCGGCATCTCGATGCTTTCGTCGACGACCGCGATCGCCGCGAATTCGCTGAAGGGCGGCTACATCGGCGCGACGAGCGCATCCGCATGCGGTGTCGTGACGTCGACCGGGCAGGCGAACGCGCTGGCGGTGGGCGGGCCGAGCCTGGACGTGAGCGTCCCGCACCCCGACCTGCCGGGCACGTTCATGAACGGCGCGTTCTATTCGGCGGCCGGCAGTTGCAACGACGGCACCGCCGTGTCGAC contains:
- a CDS encoding MBL fold metallo-hydrolase; this translates as MSASRIDAVRDGLFRATTYVDTLDLGFSQFFIRSPHGDVLCVETGTRANFTQLSAALDAVGIAPSMVSNVIVPHFEADEMGALPDFLAANPALVAYAHPMCAWGLADVFGVRAVPLQDGEPTTLSGIDVVPVFTKHVHQWDALVVYLPAYKALLSSDILMRFGTQDADDPLPAILDAIARADYLPSLAHLASALRRVQAHDIDIVLPMHGPAITRDVQRVIAGVIAHCEAAAA
- a CDS encoding ABC transporter permease; this translates as MNLQAIRAIYRAEMARTRRTLMQSIIAPVISTSLYFVVFGSAIGSRISDVNGIGYGSFIVPGLVMLSLLSQSISNASFGIYFPRFTGTIYEVLSAPVSYWEIVIAYVGAAASKSMLLGLIILATAGLFVPLHILHPFWMVLFLVLTSITFSLFGFVIGIWADSFEKLQLVPLLIITPLTFLGGSFYSVDMLPPVWRVVTLFNPIVYLISGFRWSFYGLADVHVWISLAATSLFLAILLAIVAWMFRTGYKLKN
- a CDS encoding ABC transporter ATP-binding protein, with protein sequence MQPILSVSDLSKTYASGFQALKHVNLDIRPGEIFALLGPNGAGKTTLIGSICGIVTPTEGRVTVGGHDIRDHYRAAREMIGLVPQELTTDAFETVWATVSFSRGLFGKAPDPAYIEKTLKALSLWDKRDNKLMTLSGGMKRRVMIAKALSHEPRILFLDEPTAGVDVELRRDMWKLVDSLRESGVTILLTTHYIEEAEEMADRIGIILGGELVLVEDKHELMRKLGKKQLTVQLEQPLAAVPAELAVFGLERAADGTALVYTYDSQRDDAGIAKLIAALGAAGIGFRDLHTTQSSLEDIFVSLIDNRRNGAQGT
- a CDS encoding DUF2957 domain-containing protein, which produces MLCIPEWRKAILSCAVLALPFVAGCGGGDDPGPINVPQCSGSACGPSGAETTPPVVTKLCPDALDYTTTYTGGSGSGEYVKVKFDTTRLTYQMQFLESSVPTSAGQVNDTRAGLTISGAFHHPTNLPTAEQNRCAFVLDSGATSDGAYSVTINRADPPMLFVGNGVVGGGIPGATIAFPGIELLPGLFLGTVPSRTFDFYPFIGFTDTETDFAKVAGNYNEVGIHLSPLGGNAQSTAGPVGWEPDVVNWNQTLNADGSCTITPNSDYSCQTTGSPWTLRKNADGSNDNVFVSNAVASQFGTPVYPLAGQGASLVIAPSQAKGIMIVGKLNGLRVPVVIRVGYNHVDAGNLLASVADPEVGISMLSSTTAIAANSLKGGYIGATSASACGVVTSTGQANALAVGGPSLDVSVPHPDLPGTFMNGAFYSAAGSCNDGTAVSTMAANYTSTLFQGATAAFIDPQTSSVTSQFALDYTQATPGKIKVTVAQDFNAKGANGNVAIFAKGDTGWLVTAGNVYAMVVNNSKVNPFFTVGAFVQ